ATTCCCATATACTTCTTATATTGCTTTAGCCTTTTTAGCCTTTGTAATTGGGTTGATGGCTTATAATCCTGATACTAGAATTGCTTTGGTGATCGGACCACTTTTCCTAATCTTCTTGGTTGTGGTTTATTATATAAAAGGCTTTCATAAACGAGACTCAATCAATACTACATCTAAAAAACGAGTTGGCTAAGTTTATTACTCAAACATCAATAAAGCAGAGGGTTCTAAAATAATGGAGCCCTCTGCTTTTTTCTTGCCCGATAGGAAAGTAAAACTTTCCTATCGGACATAAGTGCACTATGGGAAGCTTAGTGAGCATAAGCTTCGCATTCGAAAAGCTATGCTTTTCGATGAACTACACCTTTGTCCTTGCCAATATGCGAGTTTTCTTTAAAAGATAGCTTGGATTTTTCTTTTTTTCACATACTAACATTGTGTAATGAAAAAGGAGGTCCTCTTTTATGAAGAAGTTGACAGGATGGTTCATGGCTGTGGTACTTTTGCTCTCTCTTACGAATGTAAATGTAAAAGCTGAACCTATAGGAAGACCCACACTTAACTTGTATGAACAAAATACAATGTCTGTTCTCTGGTACCAAAAATCTGGGGAAGCAAAGGCATTATATTACCAAGGTTATAATATAGGGAAAATGAGATTGGATGAGATCCTAAGTAAACAACCAAAAAATAATGGTTTAAAGCCCGCGATTGTTCTTGATATTGACGAGACAATTCTGGATAACAGCCCCCATCTTGCATGGTTTGTCCTTAAAGGTAAAGGTAAACCATTCAATTGGAGTGAATGGTTTAACAGGGCGGAAGCTTTGCCTTTGCCTGGTGCGGTTGAATTTTTAAAATATGCAGATTCAAAGGGTGTAGTGATTTACTACATATCCAACCGTAAGGAAGCGCAAAAAGAGGCAACATTGAAAAATTTACAAAGTATTGGTGCCCCGCAAGTGGATACAGATCATGTTTTATTAAGGCAGCCTAGTGAAAACGGCAAAGAAACCCGACGCATGGAAGTTGCGAAAACGCATGAAATCGTATTATTATTTGGTGACAACTTAGGAGATTTTAGCGGTTTTGATAAGTTATCGGTTTCTGAAAGGAATCAAGCTGTTGAAAATTCTGAAGAAGAATTCGGAAAAAAATTAATTGTTTTCCCTAACCCCATGTATGGAGATTGGGAAGGTGCTATATATCATTACGATTACAGAAAATCAGATAAAGAAAAAGCAAAGCTAAGAAAGAAATACTTAGAAACTTACCAACGATAGAGGAACGCTGCCGCCATCATTTGGTCGGTGGCGTTTTGGTTTCTTAACAGGAATTATTTCTTTGTTTATTCCATATTTTTCGTTGGACGAAATCTAGTGATGAGAGTATAGTAGTTTCCATGAGTCTTGTCATATAGGAGGACTGCTATGTTTGGTATATCATTACCGCAATCTTTTTTACAGATGAATACCATTTTTATTTCAATCTTAATCGAAGCCTTACCTTTTGTAACTTTAGGAGTTTTAATTTCAGGAATTATTCAAATTTTTGTTACCGAAGAAATGATTGCTAAAATAATGCCTAAGAATCGTGTTCTTGCGGTGGTATTTGCAAGTTTTTTAGGGATATTATTTCCATCTTGTGAATGCGGGATTGTTCCGATTGTCAGTCGGCTTGTATCAAAAGGTGTTCCGATTTCAGCGGGCATTGCCTTTATGCTTACGGCGCCGATTATTAACCCAGTTGTACTATTTGCAACCTATATCGCTTTCGGCAGTGACTGGAAAATGCCGCTTTATCGCGGACTAGGTGCCATTATTGTTGCAATAGTAACAGGCATATTTATTGCCTATCGATACAAGGGAAATCCATTTAAAGAAAATTATCATCACCATCATAATCATGAAAAGACTACTTTTTGGAAGAAAGTTTGGCGTACACTTGAACATGCCGTTGAGGAATTTTTCTCAATGGGAAAATATTTAGTGATTGGTTCTCTCATTGCTGCTGCGGTGCAAACATATGTTAAAACGTCAACACTTGTTTCCATTGGACAAGGACCTGCATCGTCCTCTTTAGTTATGATGGCATTGTCATTCATTCTTTCATTATGCTCGGAAGCAGATGCGTTTATTGCATCTTCTTTTAGAACGACATTTTCAACTGGGTCACTATTAGCATTTTTAGTTTTTGGGCCAATGGTGGATATCAAAAATTTAATGATGATGCTTGCAACATTTAAAAAACGCCTTGTCCTTATGATTGTTGTTGCTGTTTTTGTAATTGTTTTTGGATACTCTTTGCTGTTTTAAGGAGTTGTTACGATGATTAGAAGTTTGATCCTAATTGGTTTTACTTATTTAATATTTCACCTTCATATTACCGGAGATATTAATAAATATATCAATATGAAATATTCTTACCTATCAGCAGCTGCTGGTTATGCCTTACTATTGTTAACCATTGTTCAAATTCTGATGCTGAATAAGGAGCCTTCAAAAGATGCCGGATGCGACCATGATCATTGTGGTCACAATCATTCAAAAGAAGATAAGTGGTATAAAAAGTTGTATGTCTACCCAATTTTTGCTTTTCCGATTATTTCTGGTTTATTTTTTCCCATCGCTACTCTTGATTCCAATATTGTGAAGGCAAAAGGATTCCATTTTCCTATTTATGATGAAGGACAAGGGGACTCGTTTATGCAGCAACAATTTCTTCGACCAGATACAAGTGTATATTATGGAAAAGATGACTATGATAAGTTAATGAAAAAGGAAAAGAAAAAATACGTAGATCAAAGTACGATTATCTTGAATGATCAAAATTACCTAAAAGGAATGGAAACAATTTATAATTTTCCAGGTGATTTTCTAGGAAAAGAAATTGAATTTAAAGGGTTTGTTTTCAATGATAAGGAAACCATCGATAAAAATCAGCTTTTTGTCTTCAGATTTGGTGTTATCCACTGTATAGCTGACTCCGGAGTCTTTGGAATGCTTGTTGACATGCCGGAGGGAACGAAGTTGAAAAATGATGAGTGGGTTACAGTGAAAGGGAAAATCTCCACGATTTATTATCAGCCATTTAAAACCAATATTCCCTATTTAAAAGTCGAGGAATGGTCAAAGACTGATGCTCCAAAAGAGCAATATGTTTTTAGAGGGTATTAGAAAAGCATCAGTTTAGAGGAAGTCGATTATTTATTCTAATAATGTAATAAAGACACCGAAATCTCGGTGTCTTTTCATAAAAGTAAACAATTTAGCATTTCTTATAATCTAGAATAAAAAGGAGAAAAAATAAGGTCAGATTAGTTATTCACATTTTTTAAAATGTTGATTGCAAAGACAATGATTCCTAAAACCATCAATGTACCACCAGTAGCAACCGCTGGCCCGGCTTTATCCATACCTGATACAAGGAATGCAAGCCCAATCATCATGATTGGTAAGGAGATATTATGCAGCCAGAAATGAACCTTTGCAAGTGCAGTTTTGGCTGCAGTTGGAAAAACGACATAAATAAGTCCTGCGAGTGCCATTGACATCCAGCCTAATAAAATAATATGAACATGAACGGGTGTGAAGCTGAATTTTTCTGTCATTGACATATACATACCGATACAGGCTCCGATGACAAAATACAAAACAGAAATTTTAATAAACTTAACTGCCATCTTTCTACCCTCCTTCAAATTTAAAAATAGTGACTACAGTACTAAATATGAGGGGGTTTTTTAAAAAAGAACTTAGGTTTTAGAGGACAACACATGATTTTTTTCTAAAGAAATAAAAAAAGCCGCCTTTTTATAGGCGGCTCTATCGTTTATAGTAAGGCTTTTATACCTACTAATACAAGTCCAATTAAAAATCCGCAAACAGCCCCATTAACACGAATCCATTGCAGGTCTTTGCCTACATTTGTTTCAACCATTGTAATGAGGGTTTTATCATCAAGTCTTTCTAAATTTTCCTCGACAAGTTTGCCAATCTTTGTATGATTTTTATCAACAAAGCTGGTAATTTGCTGCTTAATCCAAGTTTCTAAAGAATTGACTTTTTCAGGAGTTGCTTTTAAATTTTCTAGCCCATCAATGATAATCGGGAGAATGTAATGATTGAAAAAGTTTGCTTCTTCGACGAAATCATGCGCTTTTTGCTTCAAATTGTTAAGTAAAGAAATAATTTGTTCTTGAGGTTCCCATTTTCCAATCAATTGAGTCTTTAGGTGATTAAGTTCCTCGTAAACTTTTTCATCATTTTTTACTGACTCCAGCTTATTATGAATATGAATCATTAATGTTTTTCTATTTGGATTATAGGGATCCCGAAAGCTGTCCACTCCTTTTAGAATAAGGCTTTGGATAATATTACCCAGCTTTTCTTCGTTAACGAGATTACTAAATGACTTTAATGCAAATTGCATAAACCCATCGGCTTTAATATTTTCTACAGCGTCAACTGCTAACCCGCCTAGCTTGTACTTGGTACTATCTTTTTCCGCCCACTCATAAACTTCTTTTAAAATAATATCAAGTGTTTTTTCATCGTATTTTCTTTCCATAACCTGATCAATTATCAAAGGGAGGTAATTCTTAGTATCTAATTTATATAACTGGGATTTTAATTCCTTTTCAATTACCGGAGCAATTTTCTTAGTATCAATCGTATGAATTAAATGTTGAATCAGATTGATGAAATTTTTTTGAATTGCCTTTGAATGAATTTCCTTGTCAATAATCGAAAACAGCTTTTCAGAAAAATTAAGAGTATCAATTTTTTTTCGAATGCTCTCTTTCGTTAGCCAATCGTTTTCAAGCATCGAGATAATCCCCGCGATAATTCTTTTTCGGTTTTTTGGCAGCAATGCCGTATGGGGGATTGGAATACCTAATGGGTGTCGAAATAAGGCGGTAACAGCAAACCAATCCGCAAGGCCCCCAACAAGCCCTGCTTCAAAACCACCCTGCAGAATGATTCCCCATAGTGAATCCCGTATTGGCATAGTTATCAGAAATCCGATTGCCATCACTGCAAGAGAAATAGTCGCTAAATGCTGCGATTTATTCTTCTGTTTTAACATCTTTATACCCCTCGTTTTTAAATAAATATTATTGTTTAGTGCTATTATCTCAATATAGCTGAAAAAAAAGCAAAAAAAAACATCTTTTTAAAACAGTAATTGCTTAAAAAGAAGTAAAAATACTTTTTATTGTTAGAAAATAGTTACTTTGTTTACAATAAGCGAAACTTTCTTTGCGATAATGGGCATATGGTGGTCAACACTTCAATTGAAATGGACTAAATCGTAAAAGATGGTGCCTTAATTCAATAAAGAATATGGAACAAAAAAATTCCTCTCATCTTTGAGAGGAATTTTTTTTCTGTGGCATTATATGTGTTATCAGACCATCTAGGTCAGTAATATAAAATTGTGTTTTTGGCGCTGCTTTAAGGTATTTGTCCTGTAATAGCTGATAATAATTCACTCTTTGCTGAGGATCAAATTTTAACATTGGAAATTCCTTATTCTCTTTTACATATTGATCAACGGCCTTTTGAATGATATCCATTTCAATTGGAATTTGTTTTTCACTTTCTTCAAATAAATCATAGGTTTCTTTTGACATATAAAACTTTTTAGAAGGAATACCGCCAAGGAGTGAAGCAAGCTGTTTAAAGTCGATACTATTATCCTCTTGAACAAGAATGGTCCGGAAAACTCCCTTTGGCAGATTATTAGAAAACGCCCTAATAGATTTACGTACATCGTCAATAGACACATCTATAATCGGATAGTTTTTGCTATCCTTCAATTTCATATTTACTGTATTCTCATTCCCCTTATCTTTCTGTTTGGGAGATTTAAAGTATTTTTGAACCATTGAGTAAACAGATAGCCAGCCAATTCCTATTCCGAAAAAAAACTTGTACTTCATAATTTTATGCCCCCTTTTAAACAAGACTACCTGAGGCCTCGAATGTTCCGTAATGTTCAACTCCTTTCTATGAAAATTATAGGAATAGAATGATAAGGAACCATTGAGTGAGAGGACTATATTATGTCATATTTATTATATACCAAAATTTTCATTATTGTAACATAGTTCACAATTATTTCTTAATTTTCTGAATAGTAAAGTGGAACATGGCTAGCATTACGTAAGTTTTACAAATTATTTTGTTAAGAATAGTAATTTCAGAAAAGATTATAACAATTAATATTTTACCTTATATTAAAAAAGTTAAAAAAATTTTATTTATTGAAACCTTTTAGTACTTTTTTCGTCTTATTAAATGTTGTAAAATAATCAAGGTGTAAAAAAGAGAAATAGGGGGAATCTTAGATGAAAAAGTTCTTAGTATCATTATCAGCTTTAACGATGGCCATTGGTCTGACTGCTTGTACAAGCAATGAGGAGGCAAAAACAGAAAAGAAGGAAGAACCAAAAGAAGCAGCGGCACCTAAAGTGGATATTAAAAAGGAATTAGTTAAATTCTATATGGATCTTGGAAACAAAATTAATGCAAAAGATGCTGATTTAAATACATATGTGGCAAAAGCAACAAAGGAAGATGCAAAACCGGAAGAATTACCAACTGCCGAGGATAGAGCTAAAGCAAGTGATTCAGCTGGCTCTGTAGCTGCTGAGCTAAATAGCGTGCAAATTCCTGCAGAACTGAAGAACCAAAAGACTGATCTTGAGGCAGCAATAAAGGATTATGCCGCTTCTTACCAAGCTAAAGCAGATGAATTGAAAAAGGATGCTCCATCACTTGATGCAGCGGATGAAATCTTCGCACAAGGTGAAGAAAAACTTGGCAAAGTATTTGAAGGTGAAAAATTACTTCCACCAAGCTTAGCAAAACAAGTAAACTAATAATTAATGAAAAAAGGCCGGATGGAAAATCATCCGGCTTGTTTTTTATTACTATGGATATCCATTTAACATTATATTAATTAATTGCTGAGCCGATTTCTTCATTAAAAGTGACTTGTATTTCGTCGAGGAAATCATCAAAAGATAAGTAAGTCTCAGTATCTTCGAAAAACCAAACATCGTTCCCTTCAACATAGAAGGTAATTCCATTAACTTCTTTAGTAAAGCCAATATTTGCTGGATGTTCTACAGAAAAAGCAAGACTATATCCTTTATGTTTTTGTCCAAATCCGGCATATTGAGGAAACATCCTAATACTGAATGGTTTATTGAGGTCGAATTCTCTTGTGAACCATGAAGAAGCTTTTTCATCGATAGATATGAACATATTATACACCAACCTTTTCCTAGTTGATATTGCATAAGGATTTTGATGAATCGGACAAAATGAGGTTACTCTCCAATTCCTTATATTGAAAGATTATATCTTTTCAAGAATTTTGCATGTGACGTTTTTCACAATCTTCACCTAACCGCAATGATTTAAAAAAATGTTCACTTTTTAGCTTCGAATTGTTCACATGTGTGACTTAAATTAACTGAATGGAGATAAGTTTTAATAAAAAATTTCTAATTGCTCTATTGGAAACCTTTTCAAAGAATTTCAACGTGTATTGTTGCTGTTTTTGTAACATGTTTATAATAAAACGGTGATAAAATAAAATAAAAAAATATGACAAGGGAGGTTTTGAAAATGGAAAAACAATTTGAAATACTAACTGAAACGATACAAGATATTAAAAGCTTAATCAGTACATTTAATGCCACATTGGTAAACATTGAAAAAAGGCTATCGAGCTTAGAGAAGATGGACAGCATAGAGCATAGGGTTGAAGTAAACCAAATTGATTTATCTGATATTAAAGAATCACTCCAGCGCATTGAGGAAAAACAGAGCAGTGAGATTCATCATATCAACCGCCGCCTCGATTCTCATTTAGTGAAATTAGCAAAAGCAGAAGAGGATATCATCATTTTAAAAACAAA
The DNA window shown above is from Neobacillus sp. WH10 and carries:
- a CDS encoding 5'-nucleotidase, lipoprotein e(P4) family, with translation MKKLTGWFMAVVLLLSLTNVNVKAEPIGRPTLNLYEQNTMSVLWYQKSGEAKALYYQGYNIGKMRLDEILSKQPKNNGLKPAIVLDIDETILDNSPHLAWFVLKGKGKPFNWSEWFNRAEALPLPGAVEFLKYADSKGVVIYYISNRKEAQKEATLKNLQSIGAPQVDTDHVLLRQPSENGKETRRMEVAKTHEIVLLFGDNLGDFSGFDKLSVSERNQAVENSEEEFGKKLIVFPNPMYGDWEGAIYHYDYRKSDKEKAKLRKKYLETYQR
- a CDS encoding permease, which produces MFGISLPQSFLQMNTIFISILIEALPFVTLGVLISGIIQIFVTEEMIAKIMPKNRVLAVVFASFLGILFPSCECGIVPIVSRLVSKGVPISAGIAFMLTAPIINPVVLFATYIAFGSDWKMPLYRGLGAIIVAIVTGIFIAYRYKGNPFKENYHHHHNHEKTTFWKKVWRTLEHAVEEFFSMGKYLVIGSLIAAAVQTYVKTSTLVSIGQGPASSSLVMMALSFILSLCSEADAFIASSFRTTFSTGSLLAFLVFGPMVDIKNLMMMLATFKKRLVLMIVVAVFVIVFGYSLLF
- a CDS encoding TIGR03943 family protein; this encodes MIRSLILIGFTYLIFHLHITGDINKYINMKYSYLSAAAGYALLLLTIVQILMLNKEPSKDAGCDHDHCGHNHSKEDKWYKKLYVYPIFAFPIISGLFFPIATLDSNIVKAKGFHFPIYDEGQGDSFMQQQFLRPDTSVYYGKDDYDKLMKKEKKKYVDQSTIILNDQNYLKGMETIYNFPGDFLGKEIEFKGFVFNDKETIDKNQLFVFRFGVIHCIADSGVFGMLVDMPEGTKLKNDEWVTVKGKISTIYYQPFKTNIPYLKVEEWSKTDAPKEQYVFRGY
- a CDS encoding cytochrome-c oxidase, whose product is MAVKFIKISVLYFVIGACIGMYMSMTEKFSFTPVHVHIILLGWMSMALAGLIYVVFPTAAKTALAKVHFWLHNISLPIMMIGLAFLVSGMDKAGPAVATGGTLMVLGIIVFAINILKNVNN
- a CDS encoding DUF445 domain-containing protein; this translates as MLKQKNKSQHLATISLAVMAIGFLITMPIRDSLWGIILQGGFEAGLVGGLADWFAVTALFRHPLGIPIPHTALLPKNRKRIIAGIISMLENDWLTKESIRKKIDTLNFSEKLFSIIDKEIHSKAIQKNFINLIQHLIHTIDTKKIAPVIEKELKSQLYKLDTKNYLPLIIDQVMERKYDEKTLDIILKEVYEWAEKDSTKYKLGGLAVDAVENIKADGFMQFALKSFSNLVNEEKLGNIIQSLILKGVDSFRDPYNPNRKTLMIHIHNKLESVKNDEKVYEELNHLKTQLIGKWEPQEQIISLLNNLKQKAHDFVEEANFFNHYILPIIIDGLENLKATPEKVNSLETWIKQQITSFVDKNHTKIGKLVEENLERLDDKTLITMVETNVGKDLQWIRVNGAVCGFLIGLVLVGIKALL
- a CDS encoding DUF3939 domain-containing protein, which codes for MKYKFFFGIGIGWLSVYSMVQKYFKSPKQKDKGNENTVNMKLKDSKNYPIIDVSIDDVRKSIRAFSNNLPKGVFRTILVQEDNSIDFKQLASLLGGIPSKKFYMSKETYDLFEESEKQIPIEMDIIQKAVDQYVKENKEFPMLKFDPQQRVNYYQLLQDKYLKAAPKTQFYITDLDGLITHIMPQKKNSSQR